The Enhydrobacter sp. sequence GCCTCGCCCGCCTTCATCGCCGCGATCAGCCGTTGCGGCAGGGGCAGACCGGCCTGCTCGCGCAGGACCCGCACCGTCTCACTCACGACCTCGGGGCCGGCCAGCATGTTGCCGGCGACGGAGAAGTCATCGCCGATCCAGTGGCCGCACCAGGGCACGCACTCGGCGCCCGTGCGCGCGGCGAACTTGCCGTCCGCACCCAGGACATGGAGCTGGCGATGCTCGCGGCCCGCGTCGGGGGCGGTGAGGAGGCGCACGATGTCGGCCGCGCCCACGCCGTCGCGCACGAGCCGACGGCCGCGCGGGCCGTAGAGCGGGTTGGTGAGGGCCTGGGTGCAGACCGCGCCCTTGCCCGGCTCGACATGCGGCACCCGCGCGCCGACGGCGAAGAATTTCGTCGCCACGGCGATGGCGATGCGGCCGGTATCACGCTCGCGCAGGATGATCGACCAGGTCATTGGGGCTCAGGCTCGCCCGGACCGCGCGCATCTTGCGCGCTCATGATCATGAGCGAGCCGGAGGCTCGCGGTCCAGAAGACGCACATCACCGTCCTGCCGCGTAGCCCTGCATGCCGCGCGGGTTGGCGGCGGCCTTGCGCCACGGATCCTCGCGCGAGGCGGCGGTGAGGCGACCTTCAGACCATTGGTCGTTGATCTCGACCTCGTGGCCGCGACGCTTCAGCTCGTCGACCGTCGCCTGCGGCACGCGGCCCTCCAGCACCAGCACGCCGGGCCGGGCGGTGCGCGGCCAGAAGGAGGAGGGGAAGTGCTCGCTGTGCCAGGCCGGCGCGTCGATCGCCTCCTGCAGGTTCATGCCGCAATGGACATGGCGCAGGAAATGCTGCGTCACCCACTGGTCCTGCTGGTCGCCGCCGGGCGAGCCCCAGACCATGTAGGGCTCACCGTCGCGATGGCAGAGCGTGGGGGTGAGCGTGGTGCGCGGCCGCTTGCCGGGCGCCAGCGAACCCGGCAGGCCTTCCTCCAGCCAGAACATCTGGCCGCGTGTGCCGAGCGGGAAGCCAAGCTCGGGGATCACCGGCGAGCCCTGCAGCCAGCCGCCCGACGGTGTCGAGGAGATCATGTTGCCGTCGCGGTCGACGATATCGAAGTGGACGGTATCGCCGCTGGTCTGGCCCATGCGGCCCACGGTCGGCTCGCCCGCACCGCTTGCCGCCACGGCGGTGCGCGAGCCCTCCGCGCGACGCAGCTTCACCACGCCGCCGTAACCCTCGACCTTGCCGGGCCGCAGCTCCAGGCTCGCCTTCGCGCGGTCGACGAGCCTGCGGCGGTCGGCGTTGTAGGCGTCGGAGAGCAGCGTCGGCATCGGCACCTCGACGAACGCGGGATCGCCGTAGAAGGCCTCGCGGTCGGCATAGGCGAGCTTGAGGCATTCGACCTGCAGATGGATGAAGTCGGCGCTGGTCGGATCCATGCCGTCGAGGTCGAAGCCCTCGAGCAAGGCGAGCTGCTGCAGCACCACGGGCCCCTGCGTCCAGGGACCGGCCTTGCACACCGTGTAGCGGCCGTAATCGTAGGTGAGCGGCGCCTCGACCGTGGCCTGCCATCGGGCGAGATCGTCGCCGGTCATCACGCCCCTGTTGCGCCGGCCCGAGACATCCATCACGTCCTGCGTGCGACAGAACCTGTCGATCGCCTCGGCGACGAAGCCCTGGCTCCAGGTCCGGCGCGCGCGCTCGATCTCCGCCTCGCGCCCGCCGCCGCCGGCCTCGGCCTCCTTCAGGATGCGCGCATAGGCGTTGCCGGCCGCCGTGTTGCAGAACAGCGAGGCCGGTTTCGGCACCTCGTCGTGGGGCAGGAACACCGCGGCGGACGTCGGCCAATGCTCGCGGAAATTGTCGGCGACGGTGGCGATGGTGGCCGAGGCGCGCTCGACCAGCGGATGGCCGTTGAGGAAGTAGCCGATGGCGGGCGAGAGCACGTCGGCGAGCCGCATCGTGCCGTAGTCGCGCAGGAGCAGCATGTAGGCGTCGAAGGTGCCGGGGACGCAAGCCGGCAGCATGCCGGTGCCGGGAATGAGGTCGAGGCCGAGGCTCTTGTAGTGGGCGATGGTGGCGCCGGCCGGCATCGTGCCTTGGCCGCAGATCACCTCGGTCTTGCCGCGCTTGACCGAATTCAGGATCAACGGCACGTCGCCGCCCGGCCCGCAGAGATGCGGCTCGACCACCTGCAGGGTGAAGGCCGTCGCGACGGCGGCGTCGAAGGCGTTGCCGCCCTTCTCGAGGATGCCCATGCCGACCGCGGTCGCGATCCAGTGGGTCGAGGCCACGACGCCGAACGTGCCCACGATCTCGGGCCGCGTGGTGAACGGGTTGGGGTTGATGAGCTTCACGGGCGCGGCCTCCCTCGACGTGCAAAAAACAGGGAGGGACCATAAGCCCGCACGCGGCGCTTCGCCAAGCGGCGCCGGCGGACCGGTCAGTCGGCCGGTTCCGGCAGGCGCATCCAGTCGGGGACCTCGGCCCGGAGCCGGGCCTCGCCCGAGATCAGCTCGCCGCCGGCCCGCACCGCATCGAGCCGCAGCAGCGCCAGCGCGCGATCGCCCGCGCCGGAGCGGACCTCGCCCACCTCCTGACCGTCGCGCTCGACCGGCGAGCCCGGCGCGGGCAGGGGGCCATCGACCTTCACCGGGAAGAGCCGCTTTCTCACGAGTCCGCGATATTTGGTGCGGGCGGTCAGCTCCTGTCCCATGTAGCAGCCCTTCTGCCAATCGACGCCGTTCAGCTCGTCGAAACCGCTTTCCAGCAGGAGCGCCTTCTCCGGCCTGAGATCGCGGCTGCCGTCCGGCACGCCGAGCGACAGGCGGAGCTTCTCGTAATCCTCCGGCGGCGCCTCCTGTGCGCCGCGCGCGGCGAGCAGCGCCGCCGCCCGGCCCGCAGGCGCCAGCACGCGCACGCCGAGCGCTGGCAGGCGCGGGTCGACGAAGGCGGCCGCCCCGTCCAGCGGAACGAGTGTCCCGACGCCGGGGCCGAACGCGACCGCGACCTCGATCGCGGCGCTGCGATCCTCGACCGTCACCCTGGAGCGCAGCTTGTAGAGCGTGAGCTTCCTGGCGAGCGCGGGCGCGCGCTCGCGCTCGGTCTCGATCAGCAGCGTACCATCACCGCCGTCGGCCACGAACATGTCGTTCAGGAACCGTCCCTGCGGCGTCAGCAGCGCCGCCCAGATCGCCCGTCCCGGCGCGACCTTCGTGGTGTCGTTGGAGATCAGCCCTTGCAGGAACGCGGCGCGATCCTCGCCGCCCACGGCAATGACCCCGCGATGAGAAAGGAGGGTGAAGGCAATCGGCATGGCCGTTCCAAGTTGGGCATCGCAGCCCCGCTTGGCAAGCCGCTCACCGCCTGCCGATCATCGCCTGGTGAACGCCGCCGCGGCGAGCGCGAGCCAACCCAGGATGAAGGCGAGGCCGCCGACCGGCGCCACGGCGCCGAGCCAGCGCGGGCCGCCCAGGGCCAGTGCGTAGAGCGCGCCGGGGAACAGGATGCTGCCGGCGAGGAACAGGATCTGCGCCGCCCGCGCCAGCCCCGCGTTCAGTTGCGCACCGTGGGCGAGCATGGCGACGGCCAGGATCGCGAGCGCATGCACGATCTCGTAGTGGCTGCCGGTCTGCAGCCATTCGCGCGCCCTGGCGCCGGCTTGCGTGCGCGTGTCAATGCCGTGCGCGGCGAAGGCGCCGACGATCACCGAGACCGCGCCGCTCAGCGCGGCGGCGACGATCCAGCCGCGATCCTGTGCATGTTTCATTGGCCGACTGCGTTGTAGGTCAATCGCCGGGCATGCGCCACTCCACTAGCGCTACTCCAGCCGGCAGTAGGGGCGGCGGCCGTCGTGCTCGACCGTGCAGGTCCAGGCGGCGGGCCGGGGCCAGCGCGCGGCGCAGGCGTCGGTGGCGGCCTGGTCGTCGGTTGCGTCGCCGCCGAGCCGCGCCAGCCGCACGCAGAGGCGGAAAAACTCGGCCTGGTTGCCGCAGGAATCGGGAATGGCGCCCGAGGCATCCTTGTCGAGGCCGAGCATCTTGCGCATCGCGCTCCAGGCCTCGGCCGAATCGTGCCAGCTCATGGTCGGGCTCTTCATGCCGTCGAGCCGGCACTGACGAAAGTGAAAGAAGTCGGTGTGGTCGTCGAGGCCCAGCCGCGCCTGCAGCGCATCGATGTCGGGCACGCCGTGCGCCAGCAGCCGGTCGCGCACCAGCAGGCGGAAGTCGGTGATGCGATCGAACAACGCCGTCGCCGCCGCCACGCCGCGCGCCACGCGGCCGTCGTAGAGCGCGAGGACCGGATCGACCAGGAGCCGCGCGCTCTTGCTGGGGTCGACCGGACATTCGGGCCAGCCGTTGCCGGGATGCGGCGTGGGAAGGGGCCGCGCGCTCTCCGCGGTGGGCGGGCAGTCGGGCGTCGCGGGATTCTTCGTGCCGTCGCGGCGCAGCAGCAGCTCGTCGATCGCGGGATCGTTGCTGATCAGGATCGCGATCGGCACCACGGGATACTGGCCGTTCTGCACCTCCGAAACGCGCGAGACCAGGTAGCGCAGCACCTCGTCGGCGGTCATGGCGCCGAAATTCTCGAACAGCCCGCCGTCGGTGACTCGGGCCCGGAGTTTGCCGGTCTCGTCCTCGAGCGCGCCACTCGGCGAGATCACCGGGAAGCGCGCGCTCATGGTGACGGCGGTGCTGACCGGGATGTCGGAATGCGTGATGTCGAAGGTGTCGTAGCGATTGACGCCGCCCGACAGGTTCTGCGGGTTGGTGGCGCCGTCCGTCCAGAAGCGGGCGTTCGACGTGATGATGCGCTTGCCCTTCTCGATCGATGTGCCGTTCAGCACCAGCAGCGGCCACGGCGAGGCGCCGCCGAACACCGAGGTGAAGCCGTCTTCCCAGGTGAAGCGCCGGTCGCCGTGACTGATTCCGCTTTGCGCCCAGGCCTGCTCCCACGCCTTCTCCAGCGCCGCGGCGCGATCGTCGGGCCGCCAGCCGGGCGGCAGCAGGAAGGGGAGCCCGAGCGCCGAGGGCAGGTCGACATAGAAGGCCATCGTAAGGGCGGGTCCCAGGAAATCGTTCTCGATCACCTTGGCGCCGTCGCGCGCGGCGTCGGCGAGGCGGGGCGAGCCTTTGCCGTCGGCGGAGGCGCGGCGGTCCGCCTCGACGATCGAGCGGAAGGTCACCGCACCCAGCGAGCCGCCCGAGACGCCGCTCAGCATGAAGAGACGGTCGGCGAAATGGTCCTCGCGGCTTGCGATCTCGCCCAGCACCTGGGTCGTCCAGAAGGCGGCGCGGCTCGCCCCGCCGGCAGTCGCGACCACGACGATCGGCGGCGCGACAACGTCGGTCGCTCCGATCGGCGGGGTGAAGGCGCGATTGGCCTGCCACCAGTCGAAGAACGCCTGCCGCAGCAGCGGCCGCTCGACCGCGACCGCGCAGCGGCGGGCGGCATCGCTCGACTGCGCGAGGCCGCGACAGGTGCGGACGTCGTGCAGGTCGCCCAGCACGAGTGGGCCGACCACGAACCAGACCAGCACCGCGCCGAAGACGGGAAAGCACAGGCGCGCGGACAGGATCACGAGCACGCTGGTCACCGGCACGATCAGGGCGAGGCCGAACAGCACCGCCGGCACGGCGCCGCGGAAGAAGGCGCTGAGGCCGACAGGATCCAATGCGACCAGCGTGTAGAAGACGGGCGAGGCGATCAGCGATGCGACGAGGACGGCGAGCGTCAGCGGATTGCACAAGCCGACGATGCGCGGGATGGGCGCGACGCTCGGGGCCAGCCAGTTGGCGATGTCCGGTGAGGAGATCAGGTTCGTGCGCTGGACCAGCGCCCGCAGCGCCGGCCGCCGCACCCAGACCAGGAGATAGAAGGCGACGGCATAGGTGGCGTAGTGCCAGGCGTCGCGGCGGAAGGCGTCGGCATGGAGGTCGTCGAGGGCGGCCGCATAGACCGTGTGCGCCTTCCAGAAGGCGTAGGCGACCGAGAAGATGCCCAGGAAGCCGATCAGGCGCGGCACGTGATC is a genomic window containing:
- a CDS encoding DUF1028 domain-containing protein, giving the protein MTWSIILRERDTGRIAIAVATKFFAVGARVPHVEPGKGAVCTQALTNPLYGPRGRRLVRDGVGAADIVRLLTAPDAGREHRQLHVLGADGKFAARTGAECVPWCGHWIGDDFSVAGNMLAGPEVVSETVRVLREQAGLPLPQRLIAAMKAGEAAGGDMRGKQSAALVVYGQEEYSELDLRVDDHAEPLQELERLEAVSREHWTKFRAFLPTRADPAGVFDRSRIMAAVQGSPATERR
- a CDS encoding gamma-glutamyltransferase family protein, whose translation is MKLINPNPFTTRPEIVGTFGVVASTHWIATAVGMGILEKGGNAFDAAVATAFTLQVVEPHLCGPGGDVPLILNSVKRGKTEVICGQGTMPAGATIAHYKSLGLDLIPGTGMLPACVPGTFDAYMLLLRDYGTMRLADVLSPAIGYFLNGHPLVERASATIATVADNFREHWPTSAAVFLPHDEVPKPASLFCNTAAGNAYARILKEAEAGGGGREAEIERARRTWSQGFVAEAIDRFCRTQDVMDVSGRRNRGVMTGDDLARWQATVEAPLTYDYGRYTVCKAGPWTQGPVVLQQLALLEGFDLDGMDPTSADFIHLQVECLKLAYADREAFYGDPAFVEVPMPTLLSDAYNADRRRLVDRAKASLELRPGKVEGYGGVVKLRRAEGSRTAVAASGAGEPTVGRMGQTSGDTVHFDIVDRDGNMISSTPSGGWLQGSPVIPELGFPLGTRGQMFWLEEGLPGSLAPGKRPRTTLTPTLCHRDGEPYMVWGSPGGDQQDQWVTQHFLRHVHCGMNLQEAIDAPAWHSEHFPSSFWPRTARPGVLVLEGRVPQATVDELKRRGHEVEINDQWSEGRLTAASREDPWRKAAANPRGMQGYAAGR
- a CDS encoding folate-binding protein, which produces MPIAFTLLSHRGVIAVGGEDRAAFLQGLISNDTTKVAPGRAIWAALLTPQGRFLNDMFVADGGDGTLLIETERERAPALARKLTLYKLRSRVTVEDRSAAIEVAVAFGPGVGTLVPLDGAAAFVDPRLPALGVRVLAPAGRAAALLAARGAQEAPPEDYEKLRLSLGVPDGSRDLRPEKALLLESGFDELNGVDWQKGCYMGQELTARTKYRGLVRKRLFPVKVDGPLPAPGSPVERDGQEVGEVRSGAGDRALALLRLDAVRAGGELISGEARLRAEVPDWMRLPEPAD
- a CDS encoding DUF423 domain-containing protein, yielding MKHAQDRGWIVAAALSGAVSVIVGAFAAHGIDTRTQAGARAREWLQTGSHYEIVHALAILAVAMLAHGAQLNAGLARAAQILFLAGSILFPGALYALALGGPRWLGAVAPVGGLAFILGWLALAAAAFTRR